Part of the Catalinimonas alkaloidigena genome, AAGACCACCTCTTCCCCGTGCCGCCCCTGTTCCAGCTCATCCAGCAGGAAAGCGGCACCTCGTGGCGCGAAATGTACCAGGTCTTTAACATGGGCCACCGCATGGAACTCTACACCGATGCCGCCACCGCCGAGCAACTCATCGCCATCTCCCGATCGTTCGGCGTCGACGCCCGGATCGTCGGTCGCGTGGAAGCCGCTCCCGAAAAGAAGCTCACCCTCACCAGCGAACACGGCACCTTCATGTGGTAGGAGGCGTGCGTATAGAGAGCGAAGATCGAACCCTGTTCATCCAACTGGAAAAGTTGCAAGAAGAGAACTGGCTTGAGACTAGTTTCGAAATTGGGGTTCATCTAAAAACCAAAAAGCTTGAAGGGCGCTTTCGAAGCATTTGGGTAGAGATTGAAGCGGTGCACCAGTTTATCACTGCAACCCGTTTGAGTTGATATGATCTTTCTTTGACTCATGGCCTCCTCTAAAATCAATACCCACAGCGGCGCGACCTTCCGGGAACGGTATATCCAACCGGGGGCGAGGCTGGATGCGCTGCTGAAGGAGGCGTTTCAGCGATTTTTTGTGGTGCGGGTGGAAGAGATGATTCGGATGATGAAGCTGCCTGTGCCGCCGACTCGCCACCTGAACCATACGTTTATGTTTCTGACGGAAGGGGAGGCGATCATGTCGATCGGGAGCGAGACGCACCGGATTGTAAAGGGCGAGTGTTTGGTGGTGCCCGCCGGACAAGTGTTTTCTTTCACGAATGTGGACCTCAACCGGGGCTACCTATGTAATTTCTCTGATGTGTTTCTGGTGGGCAGGTTCGGGAAACGGGAATTGGTGCGCGCGTTTGAGTTTCTGCAGGTCTGGGGCAACCCGCGGATCACGCTGGACGCGCCTACGGCGCAGCACGTTCGCCAGCTTTTTGAGCGCTTACTGGCTTTGTATGCCGAATCGGGCGTGCAGCAGCCGGAACTGATCCAGTCGTACGTGCACACCGTGTTGTGGGAAGTGAACCGCTTTTACCGCGCCGCCGCCGGACCGGAGCCGACCCAAGCAACGGACTTGGCGAACCGCTTCAAAGCCCTGTTGTTTGCCCAGATCCGCACGGAACATCGGGTAACCGCCTACGCCGAACAGTTACACGTGACGCCCAATCACCTCCACAAAGCAATTCGTAAGGTGACGGGCAAGTCGCCCTCGCGGTGGATCGAGGAGACGCTAGTGCTGGAAGCGAAGGTGCTGCTCTACCAGACCGACCTTTTCATCCAGGAAGTCGCGGCCGAAATCGGGATGCAGGACCCGTCGTACTTCAGCCGCTTTTTCAAAAAACACGCCGGCTACACACCCCTCGCCTTTCGGAAAAGGATAGAATCGTCCTAGATTTGACCTCACCCGTCCTAACATCCAGTGGCATCTCTGCGAGAGCTTTGCGGCATCCTGAACCAAGCTGATTCTCCATGCATCCCGTTCCTGAGTTTACCTTGCTGAATGCGCTGGCCGCCATAGGCATCGCTTTTCTGTACATCTCACTTTCATCACTCCTCCGCGAGCCGACCCGACAACAGTTCAACGCCATCGTGATCGCCGGGGCCGGAGCGGCGTACCTGAGCAATGGGCTAGGCTATTGGGAATTCCTGTTTTGTGCTATCCTGACCTGGGTGGCCTACCGGGGGCTGACAAGCTACCGCTTCATCGGCCTCGGCTGGTTACTGCATACGGGCTGGGACCTTGTGCATCATGTCTATGCCGAGCCCATCGTGCCGTTCAGTCCCGCTTCGTCGGCGGGGTGTGCGGTGTGCGACACGATCCTGGCGATCTGGTTCTGGTGCGGAGCGCCTTTGGTAGGAGAATGGATTGGTCGGAAGAAAGTCATTAACGCAAATACCTGATTCACTGTGTATTCGATCTTACTGACGCTTCATTCATTCGTGCGCTGGCTGGTGCTAATCAGCCTGCTGTTGGCCATCGTGCGCGGCTACCGGGGTTGGCTAGCTCATCAACCTTTCTCTCGCCGCGACAATGCCCTACGGCACTGGACCGCCACCGTTGCACATGTGCAGTTGATCCTGGGCATTGGACTCTACTTCATCAGCCCGCTCGTCGCGTATTTTCTGGACCACTTTCAGGCGGCGATGCAGCAACGCGAAATCCGGTTTTTTGGGATGGAACACAGTTCGATGATGCTCCTCGGCATTGTGCTGATCACCGTCGGTTCCATGCGGGCCAAGCGCGCCGCGACCGACCGGCAACGGTTCAAAACGATGGCGCTCTGGTATACCGCCGGTCTGCTGGTCATTCTCTCGTCCATTCCCTGGGCGTTTTCGCCGTTGGTGAGTCGCCCCTGGTTCCGCACGTTCTGAGGGCGTAGTTTCGTGGTGCATGCAAGAACCCTTTCTGACGTATTTCAACTGGAGCACCGGCAAAGATTCGGCGCTGGCGCTGTACAAACTCTTACAAGATAACCGCTATCGGGTGGGGCATCTGCTGACCTCGCTCAACGCGTACCACGACCGCGTGACCATGCACGGCCTGCGGCGGGAACTCTGGCGGCAACAGGTCGAAGCGCTGGGACTTCCGTACAGCACCCTCGAATTGCCGGAGATGCCCGACATGGCGACCTACGAAGCCCAGGTGCAGGCACGTGTCGAAGCCCTGAAAGCGGAGGGTTTTCACCACACGGCCTTCGGCGATATTTTTCTGGAAGATCTGCGGACCTACCGGGAAGAGAAACTCGCTCCTTTGGGCATTCAGGCGCACTTTCCCCTTTGGAAACAGGACTCGCGGCACCTGATGAACGAGTTTCTGTCGCTGGGCTTCAAAGCCGTCGTGGTCTGCACCAAAGCCGCCTGCCTCGACGCGTCGTTTGTCGGGCGGGTGATCGACGATGCATTTTTGCGCGATCTGCCCGCGGACGTGGACCCCTGCGGCGAGAACGGCGAATTTCACACCTTCTGCTTCGACGGCCCGATTTTCTCCCGACCCATTCCGTTCACCCTCGGCGAGTGCATCTACCGCGAATACCCCGCACCCAACACCGACGGAAAGGGGATGGGCTTCTGGTTTGTCGACCTGCTGCCGGTGTAGGCATCGGATTGTAGTTATTCTTTGCCAGAAGTGATCTGTTCTGCCGGGTTGCCTTGGCTTACTTCCTGACCTTCTTTGCAGACCGACAGAATGGTTTGAGTGTGGCGGATGTCGTCGGCCGGGTTTTGCGACAGCACGAGGAAGTTGGCTTTCTGACCGGGGGCCAATGTTCCCGTTTTTGTTTCGCCCAGCAATTCCGCGCCGTTTTGTGTGGCGATCTTCATCACCGCCAGCGGCGGGATGCCTGCTTGTTGCAGCAATTGCAGTTCCAGGTGTTCGGAGAATCCCTGGGTGCGGATGGGTTGCGCGCCCGAGTCAGTGCCCAGCGCAATGGTGACACCCGCCTCGTAGAGTTTCTTCACGTTGCGCAGGGCCGTTTCGAAGGCGGCCTGTTTGGTAGCGAGGGCAGGATCGGTGCGGACTTTCTGCTGGTAAGCGGCGCTGGTGAGCGTGTCGAGCACCCCGGGCTCCAGCGACGCCTGAAAAAACGGATCGTCGAACCAGTCCGGGGTCTGCGCGTAGGCGACTTGATACGCATCGAGCGCCAGCGTAGGAATGTAGTAAACGCCCTGAGACTTCATCTGTTGGATCAGCACGTCGTCCACCTCCTGGTCGCGAATGCTGTGTGCGATGATATCCACTCCGGCGTCGACCAGCCCTTTAGCATCTTCCAGGTAATAAAGGTGTGAGGCCACCCGCAGCCCCTGCCGGTGCGCTTCGTCGATCACGGCCCGGTAGATGGCCGGGGACATTTTGGGCGAGGTACCCAGAAAGTCGTCGACCCAGATTTTGACGAGGTCGGGGTGCAAGGGCGCTAGCTCCTGTACGGCCCGCGTGGCTTCTTCGGGTGTGGCGACCTGAAAAACCTGTTCCGAGGGGGTGGGCGCTCCTTTAAATACGATGCCGTAGCCCGCCGTGTAGAGCGTGGCCCCGGGAAGCTGTCCCGCTTGCGAAGAATCACGGAGGGGGAACACGATCGGTCGGTCGGTGCCCAGCGATACGACCGAGCCCATGCCGTAGGCCTCGTACTTTTTCAGTTGCCGCAGGATGTTCGCTTCCGTGTACTGGCTTTTGTCGGTCGAGTAGCCTTTCAGCGCCCCCACGTGCGCGTGCGTGTTGAGCAGGAGTGGCATCACCGTTTTGCCCGCCATGTCGCGTACTGCTTTATCCGTGGCATCCTCCGACGTAGCATGGGGCCGAATGGCCTGGATCGTGTCGGCTGCGATTACCAGATCGACGTGCGGCTGCGGTGCGTTTCCGGTACCGTCGATGAGCGTCACATCCGCTAGGATAAGGGCTGCTGCATCTTCCTGAGGCGGTGTCGAAGGGCCGCAGCGTAGCAGCAGCAAGAGCAGTACACAACCGGGCGCAACGCGGTACGGGGGGAGTGTCGTCAGGAAACCAGTCAGGAGTTGGCGAAGCGAATCAAGAGGTTTTATAACAGAGCGGAGCATAACATTACGCTGGTTTAACGTGCGAATACCGGGATTATGGACCTCTCCCTTACATCTGAATCTACGTGTAAGAAGCCCAGGTAAAAGTAGGACTGTAAAGTGTGAAATATTCTCATCATCAGGGGATTGCCTTTGCAGAAGGCAAAGCGAAGGGGCGTAGGACAACGCATAAAAAGTAGAAGTTCGAGGCCTCCGAGGCTACAATTCCGTCAGATTTGAGGATTCTGCGCCTTCAAAAGCGGTGAAAAAGTGTGTTAAATGTTAAGACGTAAGATTTCAAGCTATTATCACCAAACCCCATCGCGTTTCCTGGGAAGTTCCTTGCTTCGTCAAAAGTGCTGGGAGCCAAGTGGTTTTATCCTTTAAGAAGCAGCTCTACGGGGTATGAAAGCGTATGCAGCCGCAAAGCGGAAGAAGGCATATTACTCAAACGACGGAAAAATGCGTGTAATGATTGGGTTATATGTTGTTATTTGATTCGTGTATTATCTCCGCATGTCTGCCGTTACGCCCCATTTCATTGTACTGATCCAATGCTTGATTTGATTTTAGGGTGGTCAGGGGCAATCTTTGTGTCACAACGCCAGTCTCTGACCTGTGTAGGCTTTAAGAGCAAACGCTACAAGCTGGCTTGTAAGAAGTGTCACAACCGAAAGAGTTTATGAAAAATCGTACGATCAAGTTCTGTAAGCGTTTGTTGCTGGTATTGTTGGTAATGGGAGGGGCTGCGCAAACGAGTCGCGCAAAATCCATCAACAGTGCGGCGGCCGGGAACTGGAACACCCCCGCTACGTGGAGCTGCAACTGTGTCCCCGAAGCCAACGATAAGGTGACAGTGCAGCATGCGATAACGTCAACAGGAAATGTGGTCGTGAAGGAATTGGCTTTTGGCAGTGCATGGTGGCCAGTGGCGGGCAATGGCGGCTTGACCGTAGCTTCAGGTACCTTCTCGGTGACGAGCAAGAATCCGATCCTATTCGGCATCAACGGCCAAATGAACCGCCTTACGGTCGCCAACGGTGCAAAATTCAGCACCCCCGCACCCCTCGAATGGCAACAGGGTGCAATCATGATCATTGATGGATTTTTGGAAAGTGGCGGTTTGAATGTGACGGGTGGTCGCGACGGGCAGCTGAACGTGAGCGAAACGGGGGTGGTGAAATTCACCGGCGATATGTTGCTGGGAAGCGGTCCTCATACTTATACGGTCGACGGAGAGCTGACCGGGCAGTCCCTGCACATGACGGGCGACTCACGTTTCGACGTAGGGCCTGAGGGAGTGGTCACTTTGCTGGAAGATGTGACGGTGACCAACGGAACAGTCAACAGTCTGATCGAAGGAGCGGTGTATACCGGCGGTAACATGTCGGGTATCGGGGGAGGCAATGTGTACGTGGCGCGGTCGGGACTGGTGTCGGTAGCGGGAGGCTTGTGGGGATCGTGGCAGGGGTTTGTCGGTGGTCCCGGCACCTTTTGCCTGGGTTGC contains:
- a CDS encoding AraC family transcriptional regulator, giving the protein MASSKINTHSGATFRERYIQPGARLDALLKEAFQRFFVVRVEEMIRMMKLPVPPTRHLNHTFMFLTEGEAIMSIGSETHRIVKGECLVVPAGQVFSFTNVDLNRGYLCNFSDVFLVGRFGKRELVRAFEFLQVWGNPRITLDAPTAQHVRQLFERLLALYAESGVQQPELIQSYVHTVLWEVNRFYRAAAGPEPTQATDLANRFKALLFAQIRTEHRVTAYAEQLHVTPNHLHKAIRKVTGKSPSRWIEETLVLEAKVLLYQTDLFIQEVAAEIGMQDPSYFSRFFKKHAGYTPLAFRKRIESS
- a CDS encoding DUF6010 family protein, whose amino-acid sequence is MHPVPEFTLLNALAAIGIAFLYISLSSLLREPTRQQFNAIVIAGAGAAYLSNGLGYWEFLFCAILTWVAYRGLTSYRFIGLGWLLHTGWDLVHHVYAEPIVPFSPASSAGCAVCDTILAIWFWCGAPLVGEWIGRKKVINANT
- a CDS encoding ATP-binding protein encodes the protein MQEPFLTYFNWSTGKDSALALYKLLQDNRYRVGHLLTSLNAYHDRVTMHGLRRELWRQQVEALGLPYSTLELPEMPDMATYEAQVQARVEALKAEGFHHTAFGDIFLEDLRTYREEKLAPLGIQAHFPLWKQDSRHLMNEFLSLGFKAVVVCTKAACLDASFVGRVIDDAFLRDLPADVDPCGENGEFHTFCFDGPIFSRPIPFTLGECIYREYPAPNTDGKGMGFWFVDLLPV
- a CDS encoding amidohydrolase family protein, which encodes MLRSVIKPLDSLRQLLTGFLTTLPPYRVAPGCVLLLLLLRCGPSTPPQEDAAALILADVTLIDGTGNAPQPHVDLVIAADTIQAIRPHATSEDATDKAVRDMAGKTVMPLLLNTHAHVGALKGYSTDKSQYTEANILRQLKKYEAYGMGSVVSLGTDRPIVFPLRDSSQAGQLPGATLYTAGYGIVFKGAPTPSEQVFQVATPEEATRAVQELAPLHPDLVKIWVDDFLGTSPKMSPAIYRAVIDEAHRQGLRVASHLYYLEDAKGLVDAGVDIIAHSIRDQEVDDVLIQQMKSQGVYYIPTLALDAYQVAYAQTPDWFDDPFFQASLEPGVLDTLTSAAYQQKVRTDPALATKQAAFETALRNVKKLYEAGVTIALGTDSGAQPIRTQGFSEHLELQLLQQAGIPPLAVMKIATQNGAELLGETKTGTLAPGQKANFLVLSQNPADDIRHTQTILSVCKEGQEVSQGNPAEQITSGKE
- a CDS encoding T9SS type A sorting domain-containing protein, which produces MKNRTIKFCKRLLLVLLVMGGAAQTSRAKSINSAAAGNWNTPATWSCNCVPEANDKVTVQHAITSTGNVVVKELAFGSAWWPVAGNGGLTVASGTFSVTSKNPILFGINGQMNRLTVANGAKFSTPAPLEWQQGAIMIIDGFLESGGLNVTGGRDGQLNVSETGVVKFTGDMLLGSGPHTYTVDGELTGQSLHMTGDSRFDVGPEGVVTLLEDVTVTNGTVNSLIEGAVYTGGNMSGIGGGNVYVARSGLVSVAGGLWGSWQGFVGGPGTFCLGCPLPQPLPVELVSFQGQASAAGAELSWQTASETDNAGFAVERSWDGQHYQQIGFVAGQGRSTALQTYRFTDTGFSGRAYYRLRQEDFEGSQTYHKSIHVIDEPSEQVQAYPNPFLNTLTLTNESTTPQQVNVYSLQGRLVGHYEAPQQHTGEWQLPLGHLPAGAYLLEVITLTDRQHVRVIKQ